A region of the Deferribacterota bacterium genome:
TGTTCATTTTTACCTTAACACCCTTTGCTATTTCAACTATAAAAGTATTTTGGTCAACTACACTGTCAATTCTGCCATATATACCAGAAGTAGTTATAATCTCATCACCAACCTTTAAAGACTCAATCATCTGTTTGTGTTTTTTATTTCTCTTCTGTTGAGGCATAATCAATAAAAAATAAAATATCAAAAATATTATTATAAGGGGCAAAAAAGCCGTCCATGGACTTCCACCCTTTGTTGCTTCCTGCGCAAAAGCTATTGATTCAAACATATCAGTCCTCCTCTAAAATTTTATCCAATGAGTTTTTAAAAAAATTCTCATAATTACCGCTATTTATAGCATTTTTTGCTTTTTTTACAAGAGAAATATAAAAATAAAGATTATGTATTGTATTTAGCCTGTAGGCAAGCATCTCCTTTA
Encoded here:
- the yajC gene encoding preprotein translocase subunit YajC, which produces MFESIAFAQEATKGGSPWTAFLPLIIIFLIFYFLLIMPQQKRNKKHKQMIESLKVGDEIITTSGIYGRIDSVVDQNTFIVEIAKGVKVKMNKNAVAGLTKQT